In the Candidatus Delongbacteria bacterium genome, CCGGCCACGAAGCCCGGCTGGCGCAGTTGGTGGATGACGATCCCGCCCGGCTGGCCCGGGCGCTGGAACAGGCCTTGGCGGAGCACGAGCTGCTGATTCTGTCCGGCGGTGTCTCCATGGGTCGCTTCGATCACGTGCCCGAACAGCTGCTGGCCGCCGGGGGACGGATCCTGCTCCACGGGGTGGCGCAGCGGCCGGGCAAGCCCCTGCTGGCGCTGGAGTTTCCCGGGCGACCGGGCCGGCTGGCGCTGGGCCTGCCGGGCAATCCGGTCTCCGCGCTGATCTGCCTGCACCGCTACGTGCTGCCCCTGCTGGCCGCGGCGGAGGGCCGGCTGGACGAAGTGCGGCGGGTGCGGCTGGCGGACTCCTGCCCGCTGCCCGGGGCCCTCAGCCTCTTTTTGCCCGTGTCCCTGGCGGCGGATGCCGAGGGTCTGCCCGTGGCCCGGCCCCGGCCCACGGCGGGCTCCGGGGATTTCATCCGTCTGGCGAGGAGCAGCGGGTTCGTGGAGCTGGATCCGGCGCTGGCTCGGGACGGCGCGCTGCCCGCCGGGTGGCCCGTGCCCTTCTATTCGTGGAGGTGAGATGAAGCTGCTGATCGATCCGGCGGGACGACGCATCCGCAAACTGCGGGTGTCCCTGACGGACGCCTGCCAGTTCCGCTGCTTCTATTGCATGCCAAGCGCGCCGCGTTTTCTGCCCCACCGCGACCTGTTGACCCCCGCGGAACTGCTGGAGATCGTCGGCCACCTGGTGGAGCTGGGCATCGATCAGGTGCGGCTGACGGGCGGCGAACCCACCGTGCGCCCGGAACTGCTGGAGGTGGTGCGCGGCCTGGCGCGCCTGCCCCTGGAGCGGCTGGGCATGACCAGCAACGGCGCGCGGCTGGAACCGCTGCTGCCGGACCTGAAGGCGGCGGGCCTGGGCAGCCTCAACATCAGCCTGGACAGCCTGCGGCCGGAGATCTTCGCCCGGGTCACCGGCGGCCGGACCCACGAGGGCGTGCTGCGGGCGGTGCGCGCCGCCCGCGATCAGGGCTTCGAGGTCAAACTCAACAGCGTGCTCTTCCGTGGTCTCAACGACCACGAGTGCCGGGACTTCCTGCGCTTCGCCGAGGCCGAGCAGATCCCCGTGCGCTTCCTGGAGCTGATGCGCATCGGCCCGGCCCACGCCGAGCAGCGCGGGTTGTTCATCGCCGCCGCCGAGGTGATCGCCGGGCTGCGACTGGCGGGCGAAACGTTGGAACCGCTGCCCGGGCCGCCGGACTCCACCTCCTTCGAGTACCGCACCGCCGGCGGCGGGCGGGTGGGCTTCATCGCCAGCGAGTCGCAGCCTTTCTGCGCCGGCTGCTCGCGCCTGCGCCTGACGGCCACGGGCCAGCTGCGCTCCTGCCTGATGCGCGCGGAGGGCCCGAGTCTGCGCGGACTGCCCCGGGAGGCCTATCCCGAGCTGCTGGCCCGCGTGCTGGCCGACAAGCCGCTGAACCGGCTCTCCCACACCGAGCAGATCATGGCGCAGATCGGAGGCTGAGATGACCCGCCTGACCCATCTGGATCCCCAGGGCCGTCCGGCCATGGTGGACGTGGGCGACAAGCCGCTGACGGCCCGGCGCGCGCTGGCCGAGGCCCTGGTGAGCCTGCCCGCGGTGGTGGCGGCCTGCCTGCAGGACGGCGAACTGGACAGCGCCAAGGGTCCCGTGCTGCACACGGCCATCCTGGCGGGCATCCAGGCCGCCAAGAAAACCGGCGAGCTGATTCCCCTCTGCCATCCCCTGCCGCTGGAGCGCGTGCGCGTCACCATCGACGTGGAGCCGGTTTCGGCCGGCGGCGCCACGGCGCGAATCCGCTGCGAGGCCGCCCTGCACGGCCGGACGGGCGTGGAGATGGAGGCCCTCACCGGGGCCGCGGTGGCCGCGCTGACGGTGGTGGACATGTGCAAGGCCCTCAGCCACGAACTGGTGATCCACGGCCTGCGCTTGCTGGAGAAGGAAGGCGGCCGGCGCACGGTGCGCGACGGCGTCCTGCTGCAGCCGTGAGCCACGCGCGGGACAAACGGCCGCGAGTCCTCTTCCACGAGCTGGAGCTGGCCTTCTGCGGCCGCTCGGGCAGCGGCAAGACCACCCTGCTGGAGCGCCTGCTGGCCTCGCTGACCCCCGGGCTGCGCGTGGGCTACGCCAAACACGACGCCCACGGCTTCGAGATGGACCGCGCCGGCAAGGACACCTGGCGGGCCGCCCAGTCGGGCGCCAGCGTGGTGCGGATCCAATCGCCGGCGGGCTGGGCCGGCCTGGGCAGTCTGCCGGACTCGCCGGCCCTGGGGCGCCAGCTCTTCGCCGGCTGCGACCTGGTGCTGGTGGAAGGCTACCGGCGCGAGCTGGACCTGGACAAGGTGCTCTTCATCGACGGACTCGCCGAGGCCCACAGCCGCGTGGCGGCCTTCGTGACCGCGGACGCCGGCCTGGCGGGACGTCCGCTGCCGGAGGCCCTGCGCGAGACCCTGGCGCCGGACAGCGACCGCACAACCCCGGTCTTTCAGCGCGATGACTGGCCGGGCCTGCGCGCTTGGCTGCTGGAGCGCTTCCGGCGGCGTCTGGCGGCGCGGCCCCTGCTGGGATTGGTGCTCACCGGCGGGCAGAGCCGGCGCATGGGCCGGGACAAGGCGCTGCTGGAGTTCGACGGCCTGCCCCAAGCCGAGCGGGCGGCCCGGCTGCTGGAGACCTGCTGCAGCGAGGTCCTGCTCTCGGCCCGCCCCGGCCAGGACCGGCAGGCGCTGGGTCGTCCCGTGCTGGAGGACCGCTTCCTGGACTTCGGTCCGGCGGGGGGGATCCTCTCCGCGCTGGAGGAGCGCCTCGAGGCGGCCTGGCTGGTGCTGGGCTGCGACCTGCCCTTTGTCACACCGGAACTGCTGGCCGCCCTGCTCGCCGGGCGCGACCTCTGGCGACCGGCCACGGCCTTCCGGGATCCGGCCAGCGGGCTGCCCGAACCGCTCTGCGCCGTCTGGGAGCCCCGCTCGCGCGTGGATCTGCTGGGTGCCCTGGCGGCCGGGACCTCCTGTCCGCGGCGCGTGCTGGGAACATGCGGGGCGCGGCTGCTGGAGCTGCCGGATCCCCGCGCCCTGGAGAATGTGAACCGCCCGGAGGAGCTGGCGGCGGCGCGGGCGCGCTGGGTGGACGGGCGCCACGTCTAGTCGCAGTCAAGGGGCCTGGGAAGGAGTCCACGGCAATTTTTGCGCGGGGTCTGGCACATGGGACGCTCGGCCCTGGCCAGATTCAATGACTGGGACCAATGTTTGCTCCATGGAACAGCGGTTCCGCGTATGGCCCGTTTGCCCGGGGATACAGTGAACTTTGGGCGCGAGGTCGAGTACCCCGGGCGGGTGGGGGGCGGTGGGAGGGTGAAGCGTCCATTTTCGTGGAACAGTACAAAGCACGGATTTCCTTTGCCGCCCTGCAGCCGACCAAGTCCGCCAGATTCCCCCGCCACGCGGGGCACAAGTCGGAAGACCAGGATCACATGCAGTTGCTGATTCGCTATGTGGCCGTGCTGCGCGACGAGCGCGGCCAGGCCGAGGAATCCCTGGAGACAGGCGCTGCCACGCCACGAGCCTTGTATCACGAACTAAGCGCCCGCCATGGCTTCAGCCTGCCCGACACCCGGCTGCAGGTGGCCGTCAACGACGAGTTCGCCGCGTGGGACCAGCCCCTGCGGGACGGGGACCAGCTCGTCTTCCTGCCGCCGGTGGCCGGCGGATGAGCGCGTTTTCCCTCTCCGACACGCCTCTCGCGCCGGAGGCCCTCGCCCGGGATTTGTGTCACGACGGCGCCGGCGCCCTGGTGGTGTTCGAAGGCCGCGTGCGCGACGAGAACGAGGGCCGCGCCGTGCTGCGCCTGGACTACGAAGCCTACGAGGTCCTCTGCCTGAAGGAGGGCGGGCGCATCCTGGACGAGGCCCGGACCCGCTTCGGCCTGCTGGGGGCCTGCGGCGTGCACCGCACCGGCAGCCTGGAGCTGGGTGAGTGCGCGATTTGGGTGGGAGCGTTGGCCGCCCACCGCGGCGCGGCCTTCGACGCCTGCCGCTGGATCATCGACGAACTCAAACAGCGACTGCCCATCTGGAAGCGCGAACACTACCGGGACGGCACGACCGGCTGGGTGCGCTGCGAAGCCTGCGCGGCCCCGGGCGCCCACGGGCACGCCCATCCAACAGATGGAGAGCGCCATGCCTGAGCCCGGACTGAGTGGCGCCGAGCGCGATTTCTATCAGCGTCAGCTGGTGTTGCCCGAAGTGGGCGAGACCGGCCAGTTCCAACTGAAGCAGGCCCACGTCCTGGTGGTCGGGGCCGGCGGCCTGGGTTGCCCGGCCCTGCTGCACCTGGCGGCGGCCGGCGTGGGCCGCCTGCGGATCTGCGAGCCCGACGGGCTGGAGATCCACAACCTGCACCGCCAGCCGCTCTACGGTCACGCCCAGATTGGCCAGCCCAAGGGCCGGTTGGCCCGCCAGCGCCTGACGGAACTGAATCCCCACCTCCGGGCCGAGTGGACGCCGCGCCCCTTCACCCCCGGGCACGCCGCCGAGCTGCTGGCGGAGGTGGATCTGGTGCTGGACTGCGCCGACAACCACGCCACCAGTTTTGCCTTGAACGCCGCCTGCCAGGCCGCCCGCCTGCCGCTGGTGGCGGCTGCCGTCCACGGCTGGGACGGCCAGTTGCTGACCGTTGACCCCGCCGCCGAGGCCGGCTGTCTGCGCTGTTTGTGGCCCACCCAGCCAGCGGAGACAGAGGGCTGCGCCCGGCGCGGCATCCTGGGCACGGTGCCGGGACTGCTGGGCACGCTGCAGGCTCAAGAGGCCTTGAAACTCCTGCTCGGGCTGCCCGGCGACCTGCGCCGGGAGCTGCTGCTGGTGGACTTGCTGTCTTTCAGCACCCGCCGCCTGCGTCGCCACCAACATCCGGACTGCCCCATCTGCGGCCACGTGGCGCACCCTGAGCCCTTGCTCCCCAACGCCAACCCGGAGCTGCTTGAGGTCGATGCACGGGATGCCGAGCTGACGGAATGGCGCGGCCGGCTGCTGGTGGATCTGCGGGAGGAGGGCGAGCCCGGCCGACCCCTGCCAGCGGGCCACGAGATCCTACGCGCGCCGCTCAGTGGGCTGCGCTTTCCCGCCCACGGCCTGCCCACGGAGCGCGAGCTGCTGGTGGTCTGCGCCCACGGAGTGCGCAGCCTGTGGACGGTCCAGCGCTTGCGCGCCCTGGGCCACGCCCGCTGCTGGAGCCTGCGCGGCGGGATGGAGGGTCTGGGAACCGGGCATACACCTCCCCGCCCTTGACCCCCCGCACCCTGACGGTCCGCTCTTTCGCCCCACTCTCGCCACCACCAGGTTTACGACAAAGCCGGCCCCCGAACTCTTGTTAACCGCTTGACTCTTCTTTGTCAAGATCCTAACATGCCACCGCTTATCCGATTATCCGGAAACGTTCATGAGGTATCCATGAAGCGAGGCCCCCAGGAAATCAAGCGCGCCAGCCAGGTGTTCAAGGCGCTCTCCCATCCGCACCGGCTGCGCATCGCCTGCCTGCTCATCGACGGCGGACCCATGAGCCAGAAGCAACTGGTGGAAGAGCTGGGACTGCCCCAGTCCAGCGTGGCACGGCTGCTGGAGCCTCTGCGCCAGACCGGGCTGGTGGTGGGTCTGCGCCAGGGGCCGGAGCTGAGCCTGAGCGTGCAGGGCGAGGTGCTCAGCCGCATGCTGGATTCCATGTGCGCGTGGTTTGAGGAGAAGGCCGCCCGAGAGGCGGCGGAAGACGGCCAGTCGCTGGGAGGGCAGGCATGAACCGGCGGGATTTCATCCGGATCAGCGGGGCAGGCGTGGCCGGAGCGGCCGCCCTGGGCGCGCTGACCACCAACTGGTACGGCCTCTACCGGGACCCGGTGGAGGACCCGCACACGGACGGGGACCGGGTCGTCCCCACTTTCTGCGAGCTCTGCTTCTGGAAGTGCGGCGTGCTGGCCCACGTCAAGGACGGCCGGGTCACCAAGCTCAAGGGCAATCCCAAACACCCGCTCAGCCGCGGCCGACTCTGCCCGCGCGGCGCTGGAGGCACGGGCCTGCTCTATGATCCGGACCGTCTGAAAACTCCCCTGCGCCGCGTGAAGGCCCGGGGCGGCGACACCTTCGAGCCCATCAGCTGGGACGAGGCCCTGGACGAGACGGCCCACCACTTCAACAAGATCAAGGCCGAGCACGGGCCTGGCGCGCTGGGGCTGTTCTACCACGGCTATGGCGCCAACTGGCTCAAGCACCTGTTCAAGGCCTACGGCTGCCCCAACATCGCCGCGCCCAGCTACGCCCAGTGTCGCGGGCCGCGCGACGTGGGCTTCAGCCTGACCTACGGCAGCGGCGTGGAGTCACCAGAGGTCACCGACATCGAGAACACACGCTGCCTGGTGCTGATCGGCAGCCACCTGGGCGAGAACATGCACAACACCCAGGTGCAGGATTTCGCCACCGCCATCCGCAACCGCGCGGACATCATCGTGGTGGATCCGCGCTTCTCCGTGGCCGCCTCCAAGGCCCGCCACTGGCTGCCCATCCGCCCGGGCAGCGACCTGGCCCTGCTGCTGGCCTGGATGAACGTGATCATTGGCGAGAAGCTCTACGACGCGGACTACCTGGCCCGCTACGCGCTGGGACTGGAGCAGCTGACCGCCCACGTGGCGCCCTTCAGTCCCGAGTGGGCCTTTCCGCGCACGGGCATCGAGCCCCAGGTGATCCGCGCCACCGCCCGCCTGATGGCCGGTGCGGCCCCCGCCACGCTGGTGCACCCGGGCCGCCACGTGACCTGGTACGGCGACGACACCCAGCGCAGCCGGGCCATCGCCCTGTTGAACGCGCTGCTGGGCAGCTGGGG is a window encoding:
- the moaC gene encoding cyclic pyranopterin monophosphate synthase MoaC, which encodes MTRLTHLDPQGRPAMVDVGDKPLTARRALAEALVSLPAVVAACLQDGELDSAKGPVLHTAILAGIQAAKKTGELIPLCHPLPLERVRVTIDVEPVSAGGATARIRCEAALHGRTGVEMEALTGAAVAALTVVDMCKALSHELVIHGLRLLEKEGGRRTVRDGVLLQP
- a CDS encoding molybdenum cofactor biosynthesis protein MoaE; translated protein: MSAFSLSDTPLAPEALARDLCHDGAGALVVFEGRVRDENEGRAVLRLDYEAYEVLCLKEGGRILDEARTRFGLLGACGVHRTGSLELGECAIWVGALAAHRGAAFDACRWIIDELKQRLPIWKREHYRDGTTGWVRCEACAAPGAHGHAHPTDGERHA
- the moaA gene encoding GTP 3',8-cyclase MoaA, with protein sequence MKLLIDPAGRRIRKLRVSLTDACQFRCFYCMPSAPRFLPHRDLLTPAELLEIVGHLVELGIDQVRLTGGEPTVRPELLEVVRGLARLPLERLGMTSNGARLEPLLPDLKAAGLGSLNISLDSLRPEIFARVTGGRTHEGVLRAVRAARDQGFEVKLNSVLFRGLNDHECRDFLRFAEAEQIPVRFLELMRIGPAHAEQRGLFIAAAEVIAGLRLAGETLEPLPGPPDSTSFEYRTAGGGRVGFIASESQPFCAGCSRLRLTATGQLRSCLMRAEGPSLRGLPREAYPELLARVLADKPLNRLSHTEQIMAQIGG
- a CDS encoding HesA/MoeB/ThiF family protein; its protein translation is MPEPGLSGAERDFYQRQLVLPEVGETGQFQLKQAHVLVVGAGGLGCPALLHLAAAGVGRLRICEPDGLEIHNLHRQPLYGHAQIGQPKGRLARQRLTELNPHLRAEWTPRPFTPGHAAELLAEVDLVLDCADNHATSFALNAACQAARLPLVAAAVHGWDGQLLTVDPAAEAGCLRCLWPTQPAETEGCARRGILGTVPGLLGTLQAQEALKLLLGLPGDLRRELLLVDLLSFSTRRLRRHQHPDCPICGHVAHPEPLLPNANPELLEVDARDAELTEWRGRLLVDLREEGEPGRPLPAGHEILRAPLSGLRFPAHGLPTERELLVVCAHGVRSLWTVQRLRALGHARCWSLRGGMEGLGTGHTPPRP
- a CDS encoding MoaD/ThiS family protein — encoded protein: MQLLIRYVAVLRDERGQAEESLETGAATPRALYHELSARHGFSLPDTRLQVAVNDEFAAWDQPLRDGDQLVFLPPVAGG
- the mobB gene encoding molybdopterin-guanine dinucleotide biosynthesis protein B, translating into MSHARDKRPRVLFHELELAFCGRSGSGKTTLLERLLASLTPGLRVGYAKHDAHGFEMDRAGKDTWRAAQSGASVVRIQSPAGWAGLGSLPDSPALGRQLFAGCDLVLVEGYRRELDLDKVLFIDGLAEAHSRVAAFVTADAGLAGRPLPEALRETLAPDSDRTTPVFQRDDWPGLRAWLLERFRRRLAARPLLGLVLTGGQSRRMGRDKALLEFDGLPQAERAARLLETCCSEVLLSARPGQDRQALGRPVLEDRFLDFGPAGGILSALEERLEAAWLVLGCDLPFVTPELLAALLAGRDLWRPATAFRDPASGLPEPLCAVWEPRSRVDLLGALAAGTSCPRRVLGTCGARLLELPDPRALENVNRPEELAAARARWVDGRHV
- a CDS encoding metalloregulator ArsR/SmtB family transcription factor yields the protein MKRGPQEIKRASQVFKALSHPHRLRIACLLIDGGPMSQKQLVEELGLPQSSVARLLEPLRQTGLVVGLRQGPELSLSVQGEVLSRMLDSMCAWFEEKAAREAAEDGQSLGGQA